A stretch of Desulfobacter hydrogenophilus DNA encodes these proteins:
- a CDS encoding DsrE family protein: MTNNVVIALSCGTNDTNRATRAIHLATIAHKEEKNTNLFLLDEGVYLAKEGIITHVRAATGDVADDLLAYLQAHDVPILVCTPCAKARQIKDDDLIEGARMASAAEFINLSCDATVISL; encoded by the coding sequence ATGACAAACAACGTGGTAATTGCGTTATCCTGCGGCACCAATGACACCAACCGGGCCACCCGGGCGATTCATCTTGCAACCATAGCGCACAAGGAAGAAAAAAATACCAACCTTTTCCTGCTGGATGAAGGGGTGTATTTGGCTAAAGAGGGTATCATTACCCATGTCCGGGCGGCCACCGGTGATGTGGCAGATGATCTTCTGGCATATCTTCAGGCGCATGATGTGCCGATTTTAGTCTGCACGCCCTGCGCCAAGGCCCGGCAGATTAAAGATGATGATCTTATTGAGGGTGCGCGTATGGCCTCGGCTGCCGAATTTATCAACTTGTCCTGTGATGCGACGGTTATCAGCCTGTAA